Proteins found in one Paenibacillus dendritiformis genomic segment:
- a CDS encoding alpha/beta-type small acid-soluble spore protein has translation MPNQGGSRTNNLVVPQATAALQQMKYEIAQELGIPIPQDGYYGNYTTRDTGSIGGFITKRLVQMAEQQLAGRTTR, from the coding sequence ATGCCGAATCAAGGTGGAAGCCGCACCAACAATCTCGTAGTGCCTCAAGCGACTGCAGCTCTGCAGCAAATGAAGTACGAGATCGCTCAAGAGCTGGGTATTCCGATTCCTCAAGACGGATACTATGGCAACTATACGACTCGCGACACAGGTTCTATCGGGGGCTTCATCACGAAGCGTCTCGTTCAAATGGCCGAGCAGCAACTGGCAGGCCGTACGACTCGATAA
- a CDS encoding aldose 1-epimerase, which produces MVQVNKGQWNGYETVILENDTLAATLLPELGCNVIRLWDKKAQRDILRTPAESDLDYYMTKPYHFGIPMLMPPGRIRRGSFTYEGVSYQFDQNTANDNHIHGLHRLQSWTVTRAVAAGDAAEVTAQLRTADDDNWMRQYPAPLELEVAFRLQGGTLTQQLTVINQGEQSAPFGFGTHTWFLIDGEPNRWTMQVPVAGIYELDEELITTGKTLPLGDNRALLEGMNLEGADFDTVFSAGEGKPEAWLTREDGYRIRYAGSQPHFKHWVLYTRGTADEIICVEPYTWLTDAPNLPFDSETTGLIDLKPQAPVTLTLNLEIIHP; this is translated from the coding sequence ATGGTTCAAGTGAACAAAGGGCAATGGAACGGGTATGAGACCGTTATCCTAGAAAATGACACTTTGGCAGCTACGCTGCTCCCTGAGCTCGGCTGCAATGTCATCCGGCTGTGGGACAAGAAGGCACAGCGGGACATTTTGCGTACGCCTGCCGAGAGCGACCTGGATTATTATATGACCAAGCCTTACCACTTCGGCATTCCGATGCTGATGCCTCCGGGACGAATCCGCCGCGGTTCATTCACATATGAAGGCGTAAGCTACCAATTCGATCAGAATACGGCGAATGACAACCATATTCACGGGCTGCACCGCCTTCAGTCGTGGACGGTCACCCGGGCCGTTGCTGCGGGCGATGCTGCCGAAGTTACCGCGCAATTGCGCACCGCCGACGATGACAACTGGATGCGGCAATATCCTGCCCCGCTGGAACTGGAGGTCGCCTTCCGACTTCAGGGAGGTACGCTGACCCAGCAGCTGACGGTCATCAATCAGGGCGAACAATCGGCTCCGTTCGGGTTCGGAACCCATACCTGGTTCCTGATCGACGGAGAACCGAACCGTTGGACGATGCAGGTGCCGGTGGCGGGAATATATGAGCTGGACGAGGAATTGATTACGACAGGCAAAACGCTGCCGCTGGGCGACAATAGGGCGCTGCTTGAAGGCATGAATCTCGAAGGCGCCGACTTCGATACCGTATTCAGTGCGGGCGAAGGCAAGCCGGAGGCGTGGTTGACCCGGGAGGACGGTTACCGCATTCGCTATGCCGGCAGCCAGCCTCACTTCAAGCACTGGGTGCTGTATACCCGCGGTACCGCCGACGAGATCATTTGCGTCGAGCCTTATACTTGGCTGACCGATGCGCCGAACCTGCCGTTCGACAGCGAGACGACGGGACTTATCGATCTGAAGCCGCAAGCCCCGGTCACCTTGACCCTGAATCTCGAGATTATCCATCCATAA
- the trpS gene encoding tryptophan--tRNA ligase, producing MARVLSGIQPSGQLTMGNYIGAIQNFVKLQHEHECFFMVVDLHAITVPQDPEALREQTEAVAAIYLAAGIDPDKSAIFLQSQVPQHAELGWLLTTLTYMGELERMTQFKDKSAGKESVGTGLFVYPALMAADILLYNADLVPVGDDQKQHLELTRDVANRFNHRFGEFFTMPDPYIPEVGARIMSLDDASKKMSKSNPNPGSYISLLDPPNVIRKKISRAKTDSEALVKYDPVNKPEISNLLSIYSYASGQSVAAIEAEYEGQMYGSFKKELGERVVALLEPLQNRYEEVRRNGEHLEALRRGAEKAKEVAQKQLDEVKRRMGFVV from the coding sequence ATGGCACGGGTATTATCCGGCATTCAGCCCAGCGGACAGTTGACGATGGGCAACTACATCGGGGCTATTCAAAATTTCGTAAAATTGCAGCATGAGCATGAGTGCTTCTTCATGGTGGTCGACCTGCATGCGATTACGGTGCCGCAAGATCCGGAAGCGCTGCGGGAGCAGACCGAGGCGGTAGCCGCGATCTATTTGGCGGCAGGCATTGATCCGGACAAGTCGGCCATCTTTCTCCAATCGCAGGTGCCTCAGCATGCCGAGCTGGGCTGGTTGTTAACGACGCTCACCTACATGGGAGAGCTGGAGCGGATGACTCAGTTCAAGGATAAATCGGCCGGCAAAGAATCGGTCGGCACCGGCTTGTTCGTCTATCCGGCCCTGATGGCCGCCGATATTTTGTTATATAATGCAGACCTTGTTCCGGTCGGCGATGATCAGAAGCAGCATCTGGAGCTGACGCGTGACGTAGCGAACCGCTTCAATCATCGTTTCGGCGAATTTTTTACGATGCCAGATCCGTATATTCCGGAGGTCGGGGCGAGAATTATGTCGCTGGATGATGCCTCCAAAAAAATGAGCAAAAGCAATCCGAATCCGGGAAGCTACATTTCCCTGCTGGATCCGCCGAATGTCATCCGCAAAAAAATTAGCCGGGCCAAGACGGATTCCGAAGCGCTCGTCAAGTATGATCCGGTCAACAAGCCCGAGATCAGCAATCTGCTCAGCATCTATTCGTACGCATCCGGCCAGTCTGTAGCAGCAATCGAGGCGGAGTACGAAGGGCAAATGTACGGCTCCTTCAAGAAGGAACTGGGCGAGCGCGTAGTCGCGCTGCTGGAGCCGCTTCAGAACCGGTATGAAGAGGTGCGCCGGAACGGCGAGCATCTGGAGGCGCTGCGCCGCGGCGCGGAGAAAGCCAAGGAAGTGGCCCAGAAGCAGTTGGACGAAGTGAAGCGCCGGATGGGATTCGTTGTATAA
- a CDS encoding DUF5325 family protein, giving the protein MSKGLALWFAVSSIVLLTGTAITLSHNIWLSILFAILAVFNIGFGFIVKARQRRKSA; this is encoded by the coding sequence GTGAGTAAAGGATTGGCATTATGGTTCGCGGTTTCTTCCATTGTGCTGTTGACGGGGACAGCCATCACGCTCAGCCATAACATATGGCTCAGCATCCTCTTCGCCATCCTGGCGGTATTCAATATCGGCTTCGGCTTTATCGTCAAGGCCCGGCAGCGCCGCAAGTCGGCCTGA
- a CDS encoding alpha/beta-type small acid-soluble spore protein has product MANNQSRTNNLVVPQATAALQQMKYEIAQELGIPIPQDGYYGNYTTRDTGSIGGFMTKRLVQIAEQSLSGGNR; this is encoded by the coding sequence ATGGCTAATAATCAATCTCGCACGAATAACTTGGTCGTTCCTCAAGCCACTGCAGCCCTGCAGCAAATGAAATATGAAATTGCACAGGAATTGGGAATTCCGATTCCCCAAGACGGGTACTACGGAAACTACACGACCCGTGACACCGGTTCCATCGGGGGCTTCATGACGAAGCGCCTGGTTCAAATCGCCGAGCAATCCCTGTCCGGCGGCAACCGTTAA
- a CDS encoding permease, producing MSAVKRLSIWVLGALIVGCSVLWYIHETSGQSWTALTSISKPEPDEIEIYNVNSMSMNSGEEDRLLVVLTEPTHLRTIDEAISSARPIEGVAKVAQPHFRIHYNNTNYYVWLSKDEQYGAFMNADQSHTLYSLSDRSINQLQELFNDLHLWYEPKGPKTGGGF from the coding sequence ATGAGTGCAGTGAAACGGCTGAGCATATGGGTCTTGGGCGCACTTATTGTAGGCTGCTCTGTATTGTGGTACATACATGAAACGTCCGGCCAGTCGTGGACTGCGCTAACGAGCATTAGCAAGCCCGAGCCGGATGAGATCGAAATCTACAACGTCAACTCCATGTCGATGAACTCGGGGGAGGAGGACCGCCTGCTCGTCGTCTTGACGGAGCCCACTCATCTTCGGACCATTGATGAAGCCATATCGTCAGCCCGCCCGATCGAGGGAGTGGCGAAGGTGGCACAGCCCCATTTCCGCATTCATTACAATAATACCAACTATTATGTATGGTTGTCGAAAGATGAGCAATATGGCGCATTTATGAATGCGGACCAGTCCCATACCCTATACAGTCTCAGCGACCGATCCATCAACCAGCTGCAGGAGCTTTTCAATGATCTGCATCTGTGGTACGAGCCCAAAGGACCGAAGACAGGGGGCGGATTCTAG
- a CDS encoding metal-dependent hydrolase yields the protein MDTSTHVVMGLGLAGLSQCDPVVASEPATAAAVFLGVMLGSQAPDADTFFKWKSNILYIQQHRGISHSPPMAVVWSVLIAALLAGVMPGASFRHVLAWSALSVVIHIIADLFNPYGTLAAWPFVNRWICWNIIALFDPFIFSTHLAAIALWVTGLVSPRIVFPILYGALVLYYIWRIRAHRQVEQGLPNRDPEYAEGESYTVMPTVALSRWNVVKQRRDGTFRLGHWKRGTVTWTDTARCSDHPLVEASQSHPAVQALLDTSRFVCATLESTRYGYAVRWADVRYRHRKQFPLVALVMMNKEGDVLDYFVGWLNRPGRAKRYGLEWERS from the coding sequence GTGGATACAAGCACACATGTCGTCATGGGGTTAGGTCTGGCGGGATTGTCGCAATGCGACCCGGTCGTCGCTTCCGAGCCGGCTACCGCGGCAGCCGTGTTTTTGGGGGTGATGCTTGGATCGCAAGCACCGGATGCGGATACCTTTTTCAAGTGGAAAAGCAATATTTTATACATTCAGCAGCATCGGGGAATCTCCCATTCCCCGCCCATGGCGGTCGTATGGTCCGTCCTTATTGCGGCCTTGTTGGCAGGCGTTATGCCAGGCGCCTCCTTCCGGCACGTGCTGGCATGGTCGGCGCTGTCCGTCGTCATCCACATCATCGCCGACCTGTTCAACCCTTACGGGACATTGGCTGCATGGCCGTTCGTGAACCGGTGGATATGCTGGAATATTATCGCCCTGTTCGATCCGTTTATTTTCTCCACCCATCTTGCCGCGATTGCATTGTGGGTGACCGGGCTCGTCTCTCCCCGGATCGTCTTTCCGATTCTGTACGGCGCGCTCGTTCTGTATTACATATGGCGGATCCGCGCTCATCGCCAAGTTGAGCAAGGGTTGCCCAACCGGGACCCTGAATATGCAGAAGGGGAATCATATACCGTCATGCCCACCGTCGCCCTATCCCGGTGGAATGTCGTCAAGCAAAGAAGGGACGGCACTTTCCGGCTCGGGCACTGGAAGCGCGGGACGGTAACATGGACCGATACGGCCCGATGCAGCGACCATCCGCTGGTCGAAGCCTCCCAATCTCATCCTGCCGTGCAGGCGCTATTGGACACTTCCCGCTTCGTCTGCGCCACCCTGGAATCGACACGCTACGGCTACGCCGTGCGCTGGGCAGACGTCCGTTACCGCCATCGGAAGCAATTCCCGCTCGTTGCGCTTGTCATGATGAATAAGGAGGGCGATGTTCTCGATTATTTCGTCGGCTGGCTGAACAGGCCGGGCAGGGCCAAGCGGTATGGCCTGGAATGGGAGCGAAGCTGA
- the cyoE gene encoding heme o synthase gives MDKQMTYRGPSDSVTLTPGPIRVGLWKEFIQLTKPGIIRSNLMAAFAGFWVAAKWDIPWLTLLWMLVGTTLVLASSCVFNNYFDRDFDMKMERTKKRALPEGRLKPNTVLSYAIILGAAGLAVLFGLVNVLSGVVGIAGMFFYVVIYTLWLKRTSTWSTSVGGISGAMPPVIGYVAVTGQIDVGAVLLFALLFLWQPPHFWALGIRRVEEYRAAGYPLLPVVKGITRTKWQMIPYVVLLLPVSWLFYSYGYTGIIYGILGTIINAIWLFICIAGFRAKDTDAWAKKNFIWSINVLMLNMLVMILDTMGKA, from the coding sequence GTGGATAAACAAATGACTTATCGGGGGCCTTCCGATTCCGTTACATTAACGCCAGGGCCGATACGGGTCGGATTATGGAAAGAGTTTATTCAATTAACGAAGCCGGGCATTATCCGCTCGAACCTGATGGCGGCGTTCGCCGGCTTTTGGGTAGCGGCCAAATGGGACATTCCTTGGCTTACGCTGCTGTGGATGCTTGTCGGAACGACGCTGGTCCTCGCATCCTCATGCGTATTCAACAATTATTTCGATCGGGATTTCGATATGAAGATGGAGCGGACGAAGAAGCGTGCGCTGCCGGAAGGACGATTGAAGCCGAACACGGTGCTTAGCTATGCCATCATCCTGGGCGCAGCCGGGCTTGCTGTGCTGTTCGGCCTCGTGAATGTACTATCCGGAGTCGTGGGCATCGCCGGCATGTTCTTCTATGTTGTCATATATACGCTGTGGCTCAAGCGCACCTCCACCTGGAGCACGTCTGTCGGCGGCATTTCCGGAGCGATGCCTCCCGTCATCGGCTATGTTGCCGTCACGGGTCAGATTGATGTCGGGGCAGTATTGCTGTTCGCGCTGCTATTCCTGTGGCAGCCGCCGCATTTCTGGGCGCTCGGCATCCGGCGCGTGGAGGAATACCGCGCAGCCGGCTATCCGCTTCTGCCTGTCGTTAAGGGCATTACCCGCACGAAGTGGCAGATGATTCCGTACGTCGTGTTGCTGCTGCCGGTATCCTGGTTGTTCTATTCGTACGGCTATACCGGCATTATTTACGGCATCCTCGGCACCATCATCAATGCGATCTGGCTGTTCATCTGCATTGCGGGCTTCCGCGCGAAGGACACCGACGCCTGGGCGAAGAAGAACTTCATTTGGTCCATTAACGTCCTGATGCTGAATATGCTGGTCATGATTCTGGACACGATGGGGAAAGCGTAA
- a CDS encoding SCO family protein translates to MSWAKKYSFQIFLGALVAVFAIVVAILYWPREPDIPMLDKKAPDFSMQNVDGSTVTLADTNGKVRLFYFYFTNCPDVCPPTTYRLSEVQKLLQDKGMFGTDASIVSISFDPERDTLEEIKKWSEKYNADYSGWYFLRGKEEDVAKMMPEFGSSVFKDEDGNFTHLNVITLVDQDGNVRKYYNANDLETASPENIAKDVARLVKA, encoded by the coding sequence ATGTCGTGGGCGAAGAAGTATTCTTTTCAGATTTTCCTTGGGGCGCTGGTCGCGGTCTTTGCGATCGTGGTGGCCATTCTGTATTGGCCGCGGGAACCGGACATTCCGATGCTCGACAAGAAGGCGCCGGATTTCAGCATGCAAAATGTGGACGGCAGCACGGTGACGCTGGCGGATACGAACGGCAAGGTCCGCTTGTTCTATTTCTATTTCACCAACTGCCCGGATGTCTGTCCGCCAACGACATACCGCTTGTCTGAAGTGCAGAAGCTGCTTCAGGACAAGGGGATGTTCGGCACCGACGCGAGCATCGTATCGATTTCTTTTGATCCGGAACGCGATACGTTGGAGGAGATTAAGAAATGGTCGGAGAAATATAATGCCGACTATAGCGGCTGGTACTTCCTGAGGGGGAAGGAAGAGGATGTCGCGAAGATGATGCCGGAGTTCGGATCCAGCGTCTTCAAGGACGAGGACGGAAATTTCACGCATCTGAACGTCATCACCTTGGTCGATCAAGACGGCAATGTTCGCAAGTACTATAACGCGAATGATTTGGAGACGGCTTCCCCTGAAAATATCGCCAAAGATGTAGCTCGTCTCGTAAAAGCGTAA
- a CDS encoding toprim domain-containing protein — MDIIIIVEGKNDRSRLRRLLSEEVGILCTFGTLNTHRTEQLRKEAHDKDVYLFLDNDASGKRIRGILRDAFPEAEHIYTRRGYAGVEGTPDEYLIQQLEKAGLDEYILYPDPAPPL, encoded by the coding sequence TTGGATATTATCATCATCGTGGAAGGGAAGAACGACCGCAGCCGGCTGCGGCGGCTTCTCAGCGAGGAAGTGGGCATCTTGTGCACGTTCGGCACCTTAAATACGCACCGGACCGAGCAGCTACGCAAGGAAGCGCACGATAAGGACGTCTACTTGTTCCTGGATAATGACGCATCGGGCAAGCGGATACGCGGCATATTGCGGGATGCGTTCCCGGAAGCCGAACATATATACACGCGCCGCGGCTATGCCGGCGTCGAGGGAACGCCTGATGAGTACTTGATTCAGCAGCTCGAAAAGGCGGGGCTGGACGAATATATTTTATATCCGGATCCGGCCCCGCCTCTGTGA
- a CDS encoding MFS transporter translates to MRSVLWLYLFLFVAFFDLHAQYPILTPFAISIGAAPSFIGLMMGMYSFTHLPGNLLAGYGIDRFGSRIFIVFSLIGAGIIMILQAHVVNPWELLVLRSISGFVLAFLSPACLSLLARMARDHVHQGKLMAGNGLIHTLASVVSPAAGAYLVAKIGFGMAFQALGIMLLIVGVLAWFFIRDIAQDAVSLTPQAEGIPSQPLKEPESAPVPWRFYFMPLAISLSQGILFFELPLMADALESIMRAGILFSAVSLGALFTLSLLFLNHYQPYTRTWMGAFALALLFFGLAIHWPVPLLATLFLIGMTKGIILPAMSSHLILLSGGTRFGKIFSILAIASSIGSFLGPMIAGQIRDTISPYFIAFVVLMIAVTLLPAKQAFLPPSLLPATRTTTRV, encoded by the coding sequence TTGCGCTCAGTGCTGTGGCTCTATTTATTCTTGTTCGTTGCTTTCTTTGATTTGCACGCGCAATACCCGATTCTAACCCCGTTTGCCATCTCAATAGGTGCGGCGCCCTCCTTCATCGGATTGATGATGGGTATGTACTCCTTTACCCATCTGCCGGGCAACCTGCTGGCCGGTTACGGAATCGACCGATTCGGTAGCCGGATTTTTATTGTGTTCAGTCTGATCGGCGCCGGGATAATCATGATTTTGCAGGCCCATGTCGTCAATCCTTGGGAGCTGCTCGTGCTGCGCTCCATCAGCGGATTCGTGCTCGCCTTCCTGTCACCGGCCTGCTTGTCCCTCCTCGCACGCATGGCCCGGGATCATGTGCATCAAGGGAAGCTGATGGCCGGCAACGGCCTCATTCATACGCTCGCCTCGGTCGTCTCTCCGGCCGCCGGCGCGTATCTCGTCGCCAAGATCGGGTTCGGCATGGCCTTCCAGGCACTCGGCATTATGCTGCTCATCGTCGGGGTGCTGGCCTGGTTCTTCATCCGGGATATCGCCCAGGATGCCGTTTCTTTGACGCCGCAGGCAGAAGGCATTCCTTCACAGCCGCTTAAAGAGCCGGAATCCGCGCCTGTCCCATGGCGCTTTTATTTCATGCCGCTTGCCATCTCGCTGTCCCAGGGCATCCTGTTCTTCGAGCTTCCGCTGATGGCGGACGCGCTCGAATCGATTATGCGGGCCGGCATCCTGTTCTCCGCCGTCAGCCTGGGCGCATTGTTCACGTTGAGCCTGCTGTTCCTGAACCATTATCAACCGTATACGAGGACGTGGATGGGCGCATTCGCCTTGGCGCTCCTCTTTTTCGGACTGGCCATCCATTGGCCGGTGCCGCTGCTGGCGACGCTGTTCCTTATCGGAATGACCAAAGGAATCATTTTGCCTGCGATGTCCTCCCATTTGATCTTATTAAGCGGAGGAACCCGTTTTGGCAAAATATTTTCCATTCTGGCGATCGCCTCTTCCATCGGCTCCTTCCTTGGCCCGATGATCGCGGGGCAGATTAGAGATACGATTTCGCCTTATTTTATCGCATTTGTCGTGCTTATGATTGCGGTCACGCTGCTGCCGGCGAAGCAAGCTTTTTTGCCGCCTTCTCTTCTCCCCGCAACGCGCACGACAACGCGGGTATAA
- a CDS encoding transglutaminase domain-containing protein, translated as MSWQMLTDGNVVTILLGVIVLLSVLLGVRRGASGSARHLLSFVLDTAAVVVSALASYWIAMTLSPLVQRQMVEWSIAIPARELSWWEQIGYTLVTGIRDFPLLRFAVLFALIYMIIRWIAGWALSALVPAAGRERAELPQGAASAGPLKTLGNWIAGAVLGGIIGMARALLVILVLFAYVTWQPDTKASAVIRDSEAYRLAAQQLIEPVAGDFISSQWPVFTSQVAEELTSLMQRKYEVVDSHIPDDIEQAAVDITAGARSDEEKARKLYDWIGSRVQYDWDKAKQYETKRVWKEQTPQDTFASKQGVCIDYARLYAVMARAADLKVKVVTGLGYDGQGGYGPHAWNEVWLSEEERWIPLDATWASSGDWFNPPEFAKTHVADKIAGS; from the coding sequence ATGAGCTGGCAAATGCTTACAGACGGGAATGTGGTGACGATATTGCTTGGCGTCATCGTGCTTCTCTCGGTGCTGCTAGGGGTGAGGAGAGGGGCTTCCGGCTCCGCTCGTCACCTTTTGTCATTTGTGTTGGATACCGCGGCCGTCGTCGTCTCTGCGCTGGCTTCCTATTGGATAGCGATGACGCTGTCTCCGCTTGTGCAGCGCCAGATGGTCGAATGGAGCATCGCGATTCCGGCGCGGGAGCTGTCGTGGTGGGAGCAGATCGGCTATACGCTGGTGACCGGGATTCGCGACTTCCCGCTGCTTCGCTTCGCCGTGCTGTTCGCGTTGATATATATGATTATCCGCTGGATAGCCGGCTGGGCGCTAAGCGCTCTGGTTCCGGCCGCTGGCAGGGAACGGGCTGAGCTTCCGCAGGGTGCGGCGTCGGCCGGACCGTTGAAGACGCTGGGGAATTGGATCGCCGGCGCGGTGCTGGGCGGCATCATCGGCATGGCGCGGGCGCTGCTCGTCATCCTTGTGCTGTTCGCTTATGTGACGTGGCAGCCGGATACGAAGGCGAGCGCGGTCATCCGCGATTCGGAAGCATACCGGCTGGCAGCCCAACAGTTGATCGAACCGGTCGCCGGCGATTTTATCTCGTCCCAATGGCCGGTATTTACTTCCCAGGTCGCCGAAGAGCTTACATCGCTCATGCAGCGTAAATATGAAGTCGTCGATTCCCATATTCCCGATGACATCGAACAGGCTGCCGTGGACATTACGGCCGGCGCACGCTCGGATGAAGAGAAGGCGCGCAAGCTGTACGACTGGATCGGAAGCCGCGTTCAGTATGACTGGGACAAGGCGAAGCAGTATGAGACGAAGCGGGTGTGGAAAGAGCAGACTCCGCAGGATACGTTCGCATCCAAGCAGGGCGTCTGCATCGATTACGCCCGTCTCTATGCGGTCATGGCCCGGGCGGCAGATTTGAAGGTGAAGGTCGTGACCGGTCTCGGCTATGACGGTCAGGGCGGGTATGGCCCTCATGCCTGGAACGAGGTCTGGCTCTCGGAAGAAGAGCGCTGGATTCCGCTAGATGCCACCTGGGCGAGCTCGGGCGATTGGTTCAATCCGCCGGAATTCGCCAAGACGCATGTGGCGGACAAGATCGCGGGGAGTTAA